One genomic region from Microcystis panniformis FACHB-1757 encodes:
- a CDS encoding ABC transporter ATP-binding protein, translating into MKILTILRGLIDKNPLTEADLAELLAIESLNFRETNPLILQERAELLTILWPRVWQKCQELGINQPNQILISCWCFWIPWALELRSHAKPLIQGILAPQGTGKTTLTSIMSIILAYFDLKVNNLSLDDIYKTYNERIKLRQKDERLRWRGPPGTHDIALGIKVLEQVCQQESPILIPRFDKSLHQGQGDRIAAEQVEGVDILFFEGWFVGMNPIEETVFDHAPDPINSEEDRQFARDNNQRLREYLPLWSKIDRLLILYPLDYRYSLQWRQAAETKGGMNPSEIEEFVKYFWKSLHPQLFLPPLLKQAHLVVEINRDHSLGKISYQ; encoded by the coding sequence ATGAAGATTTTGACGATTTTACGGGGATTAATCGACAAAAATCCCTTAACTGAGGCGGATTTAGCAGAATTACTAGCGATCGAATCCTTAAATTTTAGGGAGACTAACCCTCTCATCCTACAGGAAAGGGCGGAACTATTAACGATTCTCTGGCCGCGAGTCTGGCAAAAATGTCAGGAGTTAGGGATAAATCAGCCAAATCAGATTTTGATCAGCTGTTGGTGCTTCTGGATTCCTTGGGCGCTAGAGCTACGCAGCCACGCAAAACCGTTGATTCAAGGCATTTTGGCTCCCCAAGGCACGGGGAAGACAACCCTAACATCCATAATGTCGATTATTTTAGCCTATTTTGATTTAAAAGTAAATAATCTCTCTTTAGATGATATTTATAAGACCTATAATGAGCGAATAAAATTGCGTCAAAAGGATGAAAGATTGCGCTGGCGTGGTCCACCGGGTACTCATGATATAGCATTAGGAATTAAAGTTTTAGAACAGGTTTGTCAGCAAGAAAGTCCGATTTTAATACCGCGTTTTGACAAGTCCCTGCATCAAGGACAAGGAGATAGAATTGCAGCGGAACAAGTGGAGGGAGTTGATATTCTTTTTTTCGAGGGTTGGTTTGTGGGCATGAATCCAATAGAAGAAACAGTCTTTGATCATGCCCCCGATCCGATTAATAGCGAAGAAGACCGACAATTCGCCAGGGATAATAATCAAAGATTACGAGAATATCTACCCCTCTGGTCAAAAATCGATCGCTTACTGATTCTTTATCCCCTTGACTACCGTTACAGTTTACAATGGCGACAGGCAGCCGAAACAAAAGGAGGTATGAACCCATCAGAAATCGAGGAATTTGTCAAGTATTTTTGGAAAAGTTTACATCCGCAATTATTTCTCCCACCCCTGCTCAAACAAGCGCATCTAGTGGTAGAAATTAATCGGGATCATAGTCTGGGAAAAATCAGTTATCAGTGA
- a CDS encoding DUF29 domain-containing protein, with product MTTKDLYEQDYPAWLEETAKQLRQRQTDVLDWEHLGEEIEALGNEQRHKVDSYLLQLLIHLLLYQYWPEERERCARGWQDEIGNFRVELELLLESKTLYNYFLTRIAVIYPKAVKRVRQKSQLPAAIFAESCPYSPEQILDSDFLP from the coding sequence ATGACAACTAAAGACTTATACGAACAAGACTATCCTGCTTGGTTAGAAGAAACGGCCAAACAACTGCGACAAAGACAGACAGATGTATTAGATTGGGAACATCTCGGAGAAGAAATCGAAGCATTGGGGAATGAACAGAGACATAAAGTAGATAGTTATCTCCTACAATTACTCATTCATCTGCTTCTCTATCAATACTGGCCGGAGGAACGAGAAAGATGTGCGCGGGGATGGCAGGACGAAATCGGTAACTTTCGGGTGGAATTAGAACTTTTATTGGAGTCGAAAACCCTTTATAACTATTTTTTAACCAGAATCGCCGTTATTTACCCCAAAGCAGTGAAGCGAGTCCGACAAAAAAGCCAATTACCGGCCGCTATCTTTGCCGAAAGCTGTCCCTATAGTCCTGAACAAATCCTCGATTCCGATTTTCTCCCCTGA
- a CDS encoding IS630 family transposase — translation MINLEFTEEEKNSLYYERFHHPHPRVQLKMEVLWLKSQKIPHQKICQLAGISPNTLLTYLRDEQEGGIEKLKEINFYRPKSELESQRETLKKYFEKNPPATINEAVYRIEELTGIKRSPTQVRKFLKSMEMKCLKVGSLPSKADPDEQEDYKEKKLEPRLNEAKEGKRAVFFVDAAHFVMGAFLGFVWCFERLFVKSPSGRKRFNVLGALNAITHEVILVTYETYITATQVCELRSKIAALGLMIPITLVLDNARYQKCKIVEELALSLSIELLYLPSYSPNLNLIERLWKLVKKKCLYGKYYENFSDFSSAIYECLNDAHLKHKKELDSLLTLRFQKFNKSQIMNV, via the coding sequence ATGATTAACCTAGAATTCACGGAAGAAGAAAAGAACTCACTGTATTATGAAAGATTTCATCATCCCCATCCCCGGGTTCAACTGAAGATGGAAGTTCTCTGGTTAAAAAGCCAAAAGATACCGCACCAAAAAATTTGTCAGTTAGCAGGAATCTCGCCAAATACCTTATTAACCTATCTTCGAGATGAGCAAGAAGGCGGAATAGAAAAATTAAAAGAAATCAACTTCTATCGCCCTAAAAGTGAATTAGAGTCTCAAAGAGAAACCCTCAAAAAATACTTCGAGAAAAATCCACCAGCCACAATAAATGAAGCTGTATATAGGATAGAAGAATTGACGGGAATAAAACGAAGTCCTACCCAAGTGAGAAAATTTTTAAAATCAATGGAAATGAAATGTTTAAAAGTAGGTTCTCTTCCTTCTAAAGCTGACCCAGATGAACAAGAGGACTACAAAGAAAAAAAGCTAGAACCCAGACTAAATGAGGCAAAAGAAGGAAAAAGGGCTGTTTTTTTTGTTGATGCCGCTCACTTCGTCATGGGAGCATTTCTCGGTTTTGTTTGGTGTTTTGAGAGACTTTTTGTTAAGTCACCGAGCGGGCGTAAACGCTTCAATGTTTTAGGAGCATTAAATGCAATAACTCATGAAGTTATTCTGGTAACATATGAAACTTATATTACGGCAACTCAAGTCTGTGAACTCCGGTCAAAAATAGCTGCTTTAGGACTAATGATTCCCATCACTCTAGTCTTAGATAATGCCCGCTATCAAAAATGTAAAATTGTTGAAGAATTGGCTCTTTCTTTGTCAATAGAGCTGCTCTATCTGCCGTCTTATTCACCTAATCTAAATTTAATTGAAAGGCTGTGGAAATTGGTCAAAAAGAAATGTTTATATGGTAAATATTATGAGAACTTTTCTGACTTTTCTTCAGCTATTTATGAATGTCTGAATGATGCCCATCTGAAACATAAAAAAGAACTGGATTCCTTGCTGACTCTACGATTTCAGAAGTTTAATAAATCTCAGATTATGAACGTCTAA
- a CDS encoding MAPEG family protein, with amino-acid sequence MNLSVSAILLYSIVAAAISVYLPFLLVAYARAKVGYDTSAPRAMFDQLPDYAKRATWAHQNGFETFMIYSAAALMAYVTGVSSSLAAVCAIAFVILRLLFSLFYITNVPIARSLMFGLGSLCTYTLFGLSLIKIQ; translated from the coding sequence ATGAATCTCTCCGTCAGTGCCATTCTTCTCTATTCGATAGTGGCTGCCGCTATCTCTGTCTATCTACCTTTTCTGCTGGTGGCTTACGCTAGAGCTAAGGTGGGTTACGATACCTCCGCTCCCCGGGCCATGTTCGACCAACTCCCAGACTACGCTAAACGAGCAACTTGGGCCCATCAAAATGGTTTTGAAACCTTTATGATCTATAGTGCTGCCGCTCTCATGGCCTACGTTACAGGAGTATCCTCATCCCTGGCCGCTGTCTGTGCGATCGCTTTCGTGATCCTCCGGCTTCTATTTTCCCTTTTTTATATCACTAATGTCCCGATCGCTCGTTCCCTGATGTTCGGTCTCGGCTCTCTCTGTACCTATACTCTCTTTGGGTTGAGTTTAATCAAGATTCAGTAG
- a CDS encoding AAA family ATPase, with translation MTFKFKGDTNGEELYPEDLSHGELKRLSIYLWLKYRRIKDAIVLMDEIEIALHPDWQYRIIEDLQEWEPSNQYILATHSYELCQALTPAHVKEIEPKPLK, from the coding sequence ATTACCTTTAAATTCAAAGGGGACACAAACGGAGAAGAATTATATCCAGAGGATTTGAGTCATGGGGAACTGAAGCGATTAAGTATCTATCTGTGGCTAAAGTATCGTAGGATAAAAGATGCGATTGTCTTGATGGATGAAATTGAGATTGCTCTCCATCCCGACTGGCAATATAGAATTATTGAGGACTTGCAGGAATGGGAACCTAGCAATCAATATATCTTAGCCACTCATTCCTATGAACTCTGTCAAGCTTTAACTCCCGCTCATGTTAAAGAGATAGAACCAAAACCATTGAAATAA
- a CDS encoding ATP-binding cassette domain-containing protein: MRLLRVQVPDFRVLKNIDLSFEKDFFPQIFPIGSQNGGGKSTLLQLIFILLHCSGDPEKIEYVVNVLHRCQLEDELEQKTLAMFEILTDNREEVKLDFFICRYAYIKDLVSDLDGQLVYHFGDVYIIKGCVSDIDGQFVYLCRANNQKNEEIFLLCKFSQTTQEEFQLFMKELSSKIFLAAPSAQVFIFLPKATNKSLFQINQGNPDSSNYYLAMTDVKEKLSNLFTYDFLPVELLINYFIMARDQDFAQAIETGKYGNNYQLIRQNLNSIFRIKKLI, encoded by the coding sequence ATGCGGTTACTACGGGTTCAAGTTCCTGACTTTCGAGTGTTAAAGAATATTGATCTTAGTTTCGAGAAAGACTTTTTTCCTCAAATATTCCCTATCGGTAGTCAAAATGGCGGTGGCAAAAGTACCCTTCTACAATTGATTTTTATCTTGCTTCATTGTTCTGGTGATCCAGAAAAGATAGAATATGTGGTAAATGTACTCCATCGATGTCAACTAGAAGATGAGTTAGAGCAGAAAACCCTGGCTATGTTTGAAATTCTAACCGACAATCGGGAAGAAGTGAAACTAGATTTTTTTATTTGCAGATATGCTTATATAAAAGACTTGGTATCTGATCTTGACGGTCAATTAGTATATCATTTTGGGGATGTTTATATAATAAAAGGCTGTGTATCTGATATTGACGGTCAATTCGTATATCTTTGTCGAGCCAATAACCAGAAGAATGAAGAGATATTTTTGTTGTGTAAATTTAGTCAAACCACCCAAGAAGAATTTCAATTATTCATGAAAGAATTATCTTCAAAAATATTTTTAGCCGCACCTTCAGCGCAAGTTTTTATCTTTTTACCCAAAGCTACTAACAAGAGTCTTTTTCAGATAAATCAAGGGAATCCAGACTCTAGTAACTATTATTTAGCCATGACAGATGTTAAAGAGAAACTTAGCAACTTATTTACCTACGATTTTCTGCCAGTTGAGCTATTAATTAATTACTTTATCATGGCTCGTGATCAAGATTTTGCTCAAGCTATAGAAACGGGTAAATATGGAAATAACTATCAACTAATACGGCAAAACTTAAACTCAATTTTTCGGATAAAGAAATTAATTTAG
- a CDS encoding ABC transporter ATP-binding protein has translation MIEVEHLSKIYGSTTAISDVDFTVEKGEILGFLGPNGAGKTTTMRILSGYIPATTGTARIAGYDVHQQSLEVRRRIGYLPENPPLYPEMTVESFLDFVARIKGISSGDRKARVDLVLGKCQLLEKRKVIIRKLSKGYKQRVGIAQAIVHDPPVIILDEPTVGLDPKQIIEVRNLIKSLAGEHTIILSTHILPEVSITCDRATIINRGRIVANNITTATPAGSSYEIEIEGDRDSLLEILQQMPQVEQGAKVGDNLLKIVGQAGTNLGAELARIVVNNGYNLLEMRRTRKTLEDIFLEVIGSGESNQQEERNDQ, from the coding sequence ATGATTGAAGTGGAACATCTGAGTAAAATTTATGGTTCGACCACGGCAATTAGTGACGTGGATTTTACCGTAGAAAAAGGAGAAATACTCGGTTTCTTGGGACCGAATGGAGCGGGAAAAACCACGACTATGAGGATTTTATCTGGTTATATTCCTGCCACAACAGGAACGGCAAGGATAGCAGGATACGATGTGCATCAACAATCCTTAGAAGTGCGTCGTCGCATTGGTTATCTTCCTGAAAATCCCCCCTTGTATCCAGAGATGACCGTGGAAAGTTTTCTTGATTTTGTGGCACGGATTAAAGGCATCTCATCGGGGGATAGAAAAGCGCGGGTAGATTTAGTTTTAGGTAAATGTCAGTTACTAGAAAAAAGAAAAGTTATTATCCGCAAGTTATCCAAAGGTTATAAACAGCGTGTGGGAATTGCCCAAGCGATCGTACACGATCCACCGGTAATTATTTTAGATGAACCGACAGTAGGATTGGATCCGAAACAGATTATCGAGGTGAGAAATCTAATTAAAAGTTTAGCGGGAGAACATACAATTATTCTCTCCACTCATATTTTACCAGAAGTGAGTATTACCTGCGATCGAGCGACAATTATTAATCGGGGTCGCATCGTAGCCAATAATATTACTACCGCTACCCCTGCTGGTTCCAGTTATGAAATTGAGATCGAAGGTGATAGGGATTCCCTGTTAGAAATCCTTCAACAAATGCCGCAAGTCGAGCAAGGGGCAAAAGTCGGCGATAACCTGCTCAAAATTGTTGGTCAAGCGGGGACAAACCTAGGGGCAGAACTTGCTAGAATAGTTGTCAACAATGGTTATAACCTATTAGAAATGCGTCGCACGCGTAAAACCCTAGAAGACATCTTTCTGGAAGTAATCGGCAGCGGGGAAAGTAACCAGCAAGAGGAGAGAAATGATCAATAA
- the ruvX gene encoding Holliday junction resolvase RuvX codes for MERVAALGLDIGKKRVGVAGCDGTGLIATGLTTIIRSSFVADIPQFEAIVKERNIKILVAGLPYTMAGELGFQAKQVQKYAQKLEIALDLPLEYIDERCTSLEAEEFLKAKKQFSSWDKGAIDREAAAIILQQWLDRRRRVNTVV; via the coding sequence ATGGAAAGAGTCGCCGCCTTGGGCTTAGATATCGGCAAAAAACGGGTAGGAGTGGCAGGATGTGACGGCACAGGTTTAATCGCCACCGGTTTAACCACGATTATCCGTTCTTCCTTTGTTGCTGACATACCACAGTTTGAGGCAATTGTCAAGGAAAGAAATATTAAGATTTTGGTAGCGGGACTGCCCTATACCATGGCGGGAGAGTTAGGATTTCAGGCCAAACAGGTACAAAAATACGCCCAGAAACTAGAGATCGCCTTGGATTTGCCCCTCGAATACATTGATGAGCGTTGCACGTCCCTAGAGGCGGAAGAATTCTTAAAAGCCAAAAAACAGTTTTCCTCTTGGGATAAGGGAGCGATCGATCGGGAAGCGGCGGCGATTATTTTACAACAATGGCTCGATCGCCGAAGGCGAGTTAATACTGTTGTTTGA
- a CDS encoding vWA domain-containing protein: MRVTLKSALSDSHIDANQTSSQRQLMLSIAATSEQINTNLPINLCLVLDHSGSMQGKPLETVKKAAFSLIESLGVNDRLSVIAFDHRAKVILPSQLRQDDLTLIRSKIQRLQAGGGTAIDEGIKLGIQESSTGSKGYVSHIFLLTDGENEHGNNQRCLKLAAVAAEYGITLNTFGFGDHWNQDILEKIADIAGGSLSYIERPEQALIEFTRLFNRLQSVRLTNAFLQLELDARTHLAELKPIAQVAPETIEMSLQKEGNFYITRLGDLMIDEEKIILLNLYIDQIPPGTYTIAKVKIRYDDPASGQKGLETATVSLDIASQAIYQSQLNEQVQKSTLTLAKYRQTQIAEEKLKQGDRAAAATMLQTAAKTALQLGEKNAATVLQTNATRLQVGEELSEGDLKKTRIIAKTRLQTDE, from the coding sequence ATGCGGGTAACTCTAAAATCGGCCTTGAGTGATAGTCATATCGACGCTAATCAAACCAGCAGTCAACGTCAACTGATGCTATCGATCGCCGCCACCAGTGAACAGATTAACACAAATTTACCGATTAATCTTTGTTTAGTTCTCGATCATAGCGGTTCTATGCAGGGAAAACCCCTAGAAACGGTCAAAAAAGCGGCCTTCAGTTTAATAGAATCCCTCGGGGTTAATGATCGTCTCTCGGTGATAGCTTTTGATCATCGCGCCAAAGTTATTCTTCCCTCCCAATTGCGACAGGATGATCTGACCTTAATTCGCTCAAAAATTCAACGATTACAAGCGGGAGGAGGTACGGCGATCGATGAAGGGATAAAATTAGGTATTCAAGAAAGTTCCACCGGCAGCAAAGGTTATGTGTCTCATATTTTTCTGCTTACCGATGGTGAAAATGAACACGGAAATAATCAACGCTGTTTAAAATTAGCCGCAGTAGCAGCTGAGTACGGTATCACCTTAAATACCTTCGGTTTTGGCGATCATTGGAATCAAGATATCCTAGAAAAAATTGCCGATATCGCCGGCGGAAGTTTATCCTATATCGAAAGACCTGAACAGGCTTTAATTGAATTTACTCGTCTATTTAACCGGCTGCAATCTGTCCGGTTAACTAACGCTTTCCTGCAATTAGAATTAGATGCTCGGACTCATTTAGCGGAGTTAAAACCCATTGCCCAAGTTGCCCCAGAAACTATAGAAATGAGCCTACAAAAAGAGGGCAATTTTTACATCACCCGTTTGGGTGATTTAATGATAGATGAAGAAAAAATTATCCTCCTCAATCTCTATATCGACCAAATTCCCCCCGGTACTTATACCATAGCTAAGGTGAAGATTCGCTACGATGATCCCGCTTCTGGTCAAAAAGGGCTAGAAACTGCGACTGTTAGCCTTGATATCGCCTCCCAAGCTATCTATCAATCCCAATTAAACGAGCAAGTTCAGAAATCGACTCTGACTTTAGCCAAATATCGTCAAACCCAAATCGCTGAAGAAAAATTAAAACAGGGCGATCGAGCAGCCGCCGCCACCATGCTACAAACCGCCGCCAAAACCGCCTTACAATTGGGAGAAAAAAACGCCGCCACTGTCCTCCAAACTAATGCCACCCGTTTACAGGTGGGAGAAGAATTGAGCGAGGGAGATTTAAAGAAAACCCGCATTATTGCTAAAACAAGACTACAAACCGATGAATAA
- a CDS encoding TldD/PmbA family protein, which yields MTDTLNDYKNLISELINRYKNRVDFLTIRLEEARGTNILLRSERVETLSEGIAIGGQVRACYKGGWGFASFNQLSSLQERLEDAIAAARLIGEEETLIAPVEPVIISCELPLTGTDPRLVPLADKKALCDRYNNVLRQHHPSIATTSVRYSDSSQHILLGTSDGTLIEQKWSDLEMRFSATARDGDSVQTGRETTGSRKAFEDLVNLEEQVQGSAKRAVQALVLPPVKGDTYTVVIDPILTGLFVHEAFGHLSEADMLYENPDLLEVMSMGKRFGPDNLQIFDGAGPEGHRGSYFYDDEGTPATTTQLIKDGVLVGRLHSRETAGKLGEKPTGNARCLNYHYPPIVRMTNTWIERGTTAVKELFSGIKTGVYAQNWQGGMTNGEMFTFSAGEAWMIRDGEIAEPVKDVTLSGNVFKTLGNIEAIGDDFYWDESGGCGKGGQSGLPVGCGGPSLRIRDVVVGGEADI from the coding sequence ATGACCGATACTCTAAACGATTATAAAAACCTGATTAGTGAACTGATTAACCGTTATAAAAACCGCGTCGATTTCCTGACAATTCGTCTGGAAGAAGCGCGGGGGACGAATATTCTACTACGTTCCGAACGAGTGGAAACCCTCAGCGAAGGTATTGCTATCGGTGGTCAGGTACGCGCCTGTTATAAAGGAGGTTGGGGATTTGCCAGCTTTAATCAATTATCCAGTTTACAGGAACGATTAGAAGATGCGATCGCTGCTGCCCGTTTAATTGGGGAAGAAGAAACCCTGATTGCTCCGGTAGAACCTGTAATTATCTCCTGTGAATTGCCTTTAACGGGAACGGATCCCCGTTTAGTGCCATTAGCCGATAAAAAAGCCCTCTGCGATCGCTATAATAATGTATTGCGTCAACATCATCCCAGTATTGCCACCACTTCCGTCCGTTACAGCGATAGCAGTCAACATATTCTTTTAGGCACTTCTGACGGGACTTTAATCGAACAAAAATGGTCAGACTTAGAAATGCGTTTTTCGGCCACCGCTAGGGATGGGGACAGCGTACAAACGGGCCGGGAAACCACGGGATCCCGAAAAGCTTTCGAGGATCTGGTCAATTTAGAAGAACAGGTGCAAGGGTCGGCTAAACGGGCCGTACAAGCCCTAGTTTTGCCCCCTGTCAAGGGCGATACCTACACCGTCGTCATCGATCCCATTTTAACCGGTCTGTTCGTCCATGAGGCTTTTGGCCACCTTTCCGAGGCCGATATGTTATACGAAAATCCCGACCTTTTGGAAGTGATGAGTATGGGCAAACGTTTCGGACCAGATAACCTGCAAATCTTTGACGGAGCAGGTCCAGAAGGTCATCGGGGCAGTTATTTTTATGACGACGAGGGAACCCCCGCAACGACGACTCAGTTAATTAAAGATGGGGTTTTGGTGGGAAGACTGCATTCGCGGGAAACGGCGGGCAAATTAGGCGAAAAACCGACCGGTAACGCCCGTTGTCTCAATTATCATTATCCGCCCATTGTCCGCATGACCAACACTTGGATTGAACGGGGAACCACTGCGGTTAAAGAGTTATTTTCGGGGATAAAAACGGGAGTTTATGCCCAAAATTGGCAGGGAGGCATGACTAACGGCGAAATGTTCACTTTTAGCGCCGGGGAAGCTTGGATGATTCGCGATGGAGAAATTGCTGAACCCGTTAAAGATGTGACTCTCTCCGGTAATGTCTTTAAAACCCTAGGCAATATTGAGGCAATTGGGGATGATTTCTACTGGGATGAGTCAGGAGGCTGCGGAAAAGGGGGTCAAAGTGGTTTACCCGTCGGCTGCGGTGGCCCCAGTCTCCGCATCCGCGATGTGGTGGTGGGGGGAGAAGCAGATATTTAG
- a CDS encoding alpha/beta fold hydrolase: protein MNTAALTIKQNWQWQGHSIHYVQAGTRVAGKPPLLLVHGFGASTDHWRKNLQGLASEWEVWAIDLLGFGRSAKPDLVYSGSLWQQQLNDFIKEVVAQPTVLAGNSLGGYASLCVAANHSENVRGLILLNSAGPFSDTESNRQPNLAQKLLRSILLQPWASYLLFLYTRQPKTIRKTLEKVYLDRSAITEQLIEDIRRPSLDAGAAKVFASVFKSPRGENVDILLQKLSCPLLMLWGEGDPWMNTRERGAKFRQYYPSLTEYYLTAGHCPHDEIPTEVNQLISDWVKSL from the coding sequence ATGAATACAGCTGCTCTGACGATAAAGCAAAATTGGCAATGGCAAGGACATTCGATACACTATGTGCAAGCGGGTACTAGAGTCGCGGGAAAACCCCCTTTACTATTAGTCCACGGTTTTGGCGCTTCCACCGACCATTGGCGAAAAAATCTGCAAGGTTTAGCCTCAGAATGGGAAGTATGGGCGATCGATCTGTTAGGATTCGGTAGATCAGCTAAACCAGATCTTGTCTATAGTGGCAGTCTTTGGCAGCAACAATTAAATGATTTTATCAAGGAAGTTGTGGCGCAACCGACGGTTTTAGCGGGTAATTCTTTGGGGGGTTACGCTTCTCTCTGCGTGGCTGCTAATCACTCTGAGAATGTTCGGGGATTAATTCTCCTCAATAGTGCCGGTCCCTTTAGCGATACAGAAAGCAATCGTCAGCCTAATTTAGCACAAAAATTACTGCGATCGATCTTGCTGCAACCCTGGGCCAGTTATCTCTTATTTCTCTATACCCGTCAACCCAAAACTATCCGCAAAACCCTAGAGAAAGTATATCTCGATCGCAGTGCCATTACTGAGCAGTTAATAGAAGATATCCGTCGTCCTTCCCTGGATGCGGGAGCAGCCAAAGTTTTTGCTTCTGTGTTTAAATCTCCCCGGGGGGAAAATGTCGATATTCTCCTGCAAAAGTTAAGTTGTCCCCTGTTGATGTTATGGGGTGAGGGGGACCCTTGGATGAATACTAGGGAACGCGGGGCCAAATTCCGTCAATACTATCCTTCTCTGACAGAATATTATCTAACTGCCGGTCATTGTCCCCACGATGAAATTCCCACAGAGGTTAACCAGTTGATTAGTGATTGGGTGAAAAGCTTATAG
- a CDS encoding adenosine deaminase, which yields MALYADLHRHLGGSVVPRILWRYFHRHERDLAAKFQEYPAFEEFYTRKRNSLDEYLELHTLVESVQTAQTLPYFIYRLIRGAYIFENLAYLELRYTPYYRTDEHLNQTERIEQMRSIVEIVGQASKMSEYPIITSQILCMHSRLPYEVNKAIVDLALEMREYVCAIDIAGGDSHYQTRLEEFAGLYGYAQEEGLNTTGHLYETKDGCYPQLLPYLQRIGHGIQIPLRYPELLPEVARRHQCLEVCPTTYLKTGTLESLSQLKIVFDRCFEAGVDIAICTDNAGLHNVRLPFEYENLLTLDVIDFRQLQACQDAAFRHAFAWPYSQKPASLLTGLLSVDNPKLPVYQ from the coding sequence GTGGCTTTATACGCGGATTTGCATCGGCATTTAGGGGGATCGGTAGTACCGAGAATTCTCTGGCGCTACTTTCACAGACATGAGCGGGATTTAGCGGCCAAATTCCAGGAATACCCCGCTTTTGAGGAATTTTACACCCGCAAACGCAATAGTTTAGATGAGTATTTGGAATTACACACCCTCGTCGAAAGTGTTCAAACCGCCCAAACTTTGCCCTATTTTATCTATCGTCTGATTCGCGGTGCTTACATCTTCGAGAATCTTGCCTATTTAGAATTGCGCTATACTCCCTACTATCGCACCGACGAACATTTGAACCAAACAGAGCGAATCGAGCAAATGCGCTCGATTGTCGAGATCGTCGGTCAAGCCTCGAAAATGAGCGAATATCCGATTATTACCAGTCAAATTCTCTGTATGCACTCGCGACTTCCCTACGAAGTCAACAAAGCGATCGTTGATCTGGCCCTAGAGATGAGAGAATACGTCTGTGCGATCGATATTGCTGGGGGTGATTCCCACTACCAGACTCGACTAGAGGAATTTGCCGGTTTATACGGTTATGCCCAAGAAGAGGGTTTAAATACCACGGGCCATCTTTACGAAACAAAGGACGGTTGTTATCCCCAATTACTGCCCTATCTGCAAAGAATTGGTCACGGTATTCAAATTCCCCTACGATATCCAGAATTGCTGCCGGAAGTTGCCCGTCGTCATCAATGTTTAGAAGTCTGTCCCACCACCTATTTAAAAACTGGCACCCTTGAAAGTTTATCGCAATTAAAGATAGTCTTCGATCGCTGTTTTGAAGCGGGGGTTGATATTGCTATCTGTACCGATAATGCCGGTTTACACAATGTCCGGCTGCCCTTCGAGTACGAAAATTTACTCACCCTGGACGTGATCGATTTCCGACAATTACAAGCTTGTCAAGATGCGGCTTTTCGTCATGCTTTTGCCTGGCCCTACAGTCAAAAACCCGCCTCACTTTTAACTGGTTTGTTATCAGTGGATAATCCCAAATTACCGGTTTATCAGTAA
- a CDS encoding Uma2 family endonuclease, which produces MTTTQTIPQLLTFDDYINQYPDDGQQYELIAGKLLAMMRPIGKHEEIGGFVSGTLFLEINRQQLPYFIPNTAAVKPLRSHTGYLPDIIVLDRENLVNDPYWETASSISLATSAKLIIEIVSSNWRDDYLKKFDDYEQLGIAEYWIIDYLAKGSARYIGSPKEPTISIYQLIDGEYQGNLFKQDQRLISGVFPELNLTANQIFRARA; this is translated from the coding sequence ATGACCACAACCCAAACTATCCCCCAATTGTTGACTTTTGATGACTATATCAATCAATATCCCGATGATGGACAACAATACGAATTAATCGCAGGAAAATTATTGGCCATGATGCGACCGATCGGAAAACACGAAGAAATTGGCGGATTTGTTTCTGGAACCCTATTCTTAGAGATAAATCGGCAGCAATTGCCCTATTTTATCCCCAATACTGCGGCAGTAAAACCCCTTCGCTCTCATACGGGTTATCTACCCGATATTATTGTCTTAGACAGAGAAAATCTAGTTAATGATCCCTATTGGGAAACTGCTTCCTCAATTTCTCTGGCAACATCAGCTAAATTAATTATTGAAATTGTCAGTTCCAATTGGCGAGATGATTATCTGAAAAAATTCGACGACTACGAACAATTAGGAATTGCCGAATATTGGATTATCGATTATTTAGCCAAAGGTTCGGCCCGATATATCGGCAGCCCCAAAGAACCCACCATTTCTATCTATCAATTAATTGATGGAGAATATCAAGGTAATTTATTTAAACAGGATCAACGTCTTATTTCAGGGGTTTTTCCAGAGTTAAACCTCACTGCTAATCAAATTTTTCGTGCTAGAGCTTAA